The Urbifossiella limnaea nucleotide sequence GACGAACGTGTGGTGAAGCGACTCCTTCTGGAACCCGACCACCTCCGGGAAGCGCGCCCCGGGCAGCAGTTGAACGTCGAAAATCTCCTCGACGGCTGTCTGGAACTCCAGCAGCCCGACGACCCGCCCGGCGGCCAGGTCCACCGCCGCCACCCCGCACTTCAGCTCGGCCCGCCGGGCGGCCAGCGGCACCCCGTCCATGGCCGACGTCGGGCGGATCTTCGACAGCCCCAGGAACGCGTACCGGCCGGCGGCCGCCAGCCCGCGTGCGAACCCCGGGAGCCCGGCGACGACCTCCGTCGCGCCGCCCGCGGCGTCGATGAGCAGGACCCGGCCGGACCCCGACTCGAGTACCCACCGCCGGCCGTCGTGCCACCGCGGGGAGTGCGGCATCGACAGCCCGCTGGCGAGCACCTCGTCGCCCGCCACGTCGAGCAGGACGCCCCCCCCGGGGCTTGTCGGCGCGCCACCGGTCCGACGGCCTGACCCACGGTGTCTCGTTCCAGACCTGCACCCAGCCCCCGCGCGGTAGCAGCTGGGCGAGGCCAACCACCTGCCGTCTGGGCTCAACCCGGCTGGCGTGGTGGGCGGGGGAGGGCCGATGACCGTGCGCGGGCAGCCGGAGCGGTTAAGGCCGGCGGTCGGCGGTATGACATTGCCGGGTCAGTTTGACCTCGTCGTCGCCGTGCCGGTCGGCTGTTGTACGGCTGACGACCTCACGCCGTGTGCTCACCTCACAGCGGAAAGGCGAGTGGCAACGGTGGAGTTCGAGGGGGCGAAGGCGGACCTGGATGGAGTAGCGGGGCTGGAGGCGAGATACCCTGGATGAAGCCCGATCCTCACCGCGTGTCGAACAACGCCCGACCTCCCAGCAGTGCACGCCGCCGGGTGACGAGATCGGACGCCGTGCTTCACAGAACCGGTAGACCTTTCAGCTGGCATAATCCGTGAGCACACGCGGCGTCAACGACGCGCGCAGGGCGTTCAAGACGGCGAGGACGTCGATCACTTCCTGGGTCACCGCGCCGGCGACCGGGGGTAGGTAACCCGCCGCCGCGACGACCATCCCGATCAGACTCAGTGCCATCCCGCCGATAGCCGTTTGCAGGGCGATCGCGCGCATCCGCTTGCCGATGTGAAGCAACTCGTCCACCCGCTCGAGGGAACTCTCCAGAATGACCGCGCCGGCGGCTTCGGCGGTCACGTCGCTCCCCTGGCCGAAGGCGATGCCGACCGTCGCGGCCGTCAGTGCCGGCGAGTCGTTGATCCCGTCGCCCATGAACACGGTGCCCGCCTTCCGGCTCTCCTCGCGCACGAGTGCCAGCTTCTGTTCGGGGCTTTGCCCCGCGTGGACTTCAGTGATCCCGACTTTCTCGGCCAGGTACCGGACCTCCGACTCGCGGTCGCCGGACACCAGCATGACGCGCTCGAACCCGTGGTGCGGCTTCAGGTGGCCGATGAACGCCTTCCCTTCGGCCCGCGGCTCGTCGCGGTAGCGGAACGTCGCCGCGTACCGCCCGTCGATCAGTGCGACGCACTCCAGCCCGCCCGCGAGCGGCGGGAGCAGCCCCGCGGACGCGGGCAGCTGCGCGACTAACTTCTTGCGACTGGTCACCTGCACGGCGCGTCCGCCGATGGTGCCGCGCAGCCCTTCCCCGGGGCGCTCACTCACCTCCGCGGCGGCCGCGGGCGCGAGACCGGCGTCGTCCGCCGCGGCGACCGTCGCGGCGGCCAGCGGGTGCCGCGAGTACCGCTCCAGGCTGGCGACCGCGCCCAGCACGTCCTCCTTGGTGAAGCCCTCGCCCGGGAGGACGTCGGTGAGTTCCGGGCGCCCGTAGGTGAGTGTCCCGGTCTTGTCGAAGATCGCGGTGCGGCACGTGTCGATCTTCTCGAGCACGGCCGGGTCCTTGATGATGATGCCGCGCCGGGCCGCGAGCGACACGGACCCGATGATCGCCACCGGGATGCCGATCAGGAGCGGGCACGGGGTGGCGACCACCAGCACGGCCAGGAACCGCAGGGCGTCGCCGCTCGCCGCCCAGGCGACCAGCGCGACGGCCACCGCGACCGGCGTGTACACCGCGCCGAGCTGGTCGCCGAGGCGCCGCAGCGCGGGCCGCCGCTGCTCCGACTCGCGCATCACCTGCATGATCTTCGCGTACCGCGAGTCGACCGCCGTCTTCTCCGCGCGAATCGTCAGCGCGCCCTCGCCGTTGATGGCACCGGACAGGACCCCCGAGCCCACGACCTTGGACAGGACGTACGGTTCCCCGGTGAGGTACGATTCGTCCATCGTGGTGTGCCCCTCCACCACGACCGCGTCGACCGGGCACGTCTCGTGCGGGAACACGACGAGCAGGTCGCCGACCACGACCTCGGCCAGCGCGATCTCGGCGACCTGCCCGTCCCGCTTGCGGTGCGCCCGCGACGGCATCCGCCGGGCGAGGGCCAGCAGGGCGGACGACGCCCGGCGCACGGCGTAGGCCTCGAGCGCCTGCCCCCCCGACAGCATGAGCACGACGAGCGTGCCCGCGAGGTATTCGCCGAGAACGGCGGCCGTGACGATGGAGATGCCCGCGAGCAGGTCCGACCCGAAGTCCAGCCGCACCAGTCGGAGCACCAGCCCGGCGACGAGGGGAATGCCGCCGACGGTCAGGGCGGCGAGCAGCGGAACCGCCGGCGTGGGAAACCCGAGCAGCGTTCCCCCAGTGTCGAGGGCGAAGCGCAGTACCAGGTGAGTCGCGATGGCCGCGAGGGCGACCCCGGCGATGACCGGCTCCTTGGAGAGCCACCGGTAGCCGTCGGGCGCGGGGCCGTTCATGGTGCCTTTCGAATTCGTCGAACGGGCCGACCGCACCCGTGCAGCCACGGGTGCGGTCGTGATCGGGCTTGACCGTGGGTCCTCCGATCACGTTGCACGTTCCGCGCCCGGAGAAGGCGGCTGCGGCACGCCCGGCCGCGCCCGTCAGATCGAGTTCAGCCCACGGAACAACTCCTTGGCAGCGTCAAGCAGGCTGCCGTTGCCATTGTAGAGCAGCCCGCGTCGGGCCAGGTTGTTCACCGCCAAGATGAGCTGGTACACGTTCCGCGTCGAGCCGTTCGCCACCCCGACCGCGGCGCCGCACCCGCGGACGTTGTACGACCGCGCGCCGAGCACCGCGGCCGACGCCTGGAAGCCGGCGGCCGCGCCCTGGGTGCCGCCGAGTGACGCAGCCGTCGCGTACACGTTCAGGGCGGTGGCGAGCACCCCGGGTGGCCGCGCCGTCGCCGACCGCGAGCCCGAGTCGCTGGAACAGCGCGGCAACGTCCGCGTTCGTCTTCCCGGTCAGGTCGTTTGCCGCGGAGTAGGCCGCCACGGAGACGAGCGCGTTCACGACCGTCGCCACGGCTCGCGTGACCAGGGCGCCGGCGTCCGCAGTCACGTTGAAGCCGGTGGCCTCGGTGCCGTGCGGGGCCGGGATCACGGTCGGCGCGGCGCCACCGGCGGTGGCACACCTGTGTCATCGCCGCACACCCCACACACGGCTCCGACCCCGGCCGCCGGCATCGGGGGGCGGTGATCGACGGAGTGACGGCTGCGAAGCCACAGGAATGCAGGGGAAACGACGACCAAATATATCGGTTTCTCGCGATGTGTCGGAATTCTTTCGCGCCGGCACGACCGCTGCGTTTGCTCACCACCGATTGCTTACCCGGCCTCCCGCGATTGCCCAACCCGCCGACCCGGTCGGTGGCCCGGGGTCGCCCATTCTCCTGAGGACGCAACGATGTCGAACAACCTGCGTGCGTTTCGCACCCGAACCGCCCGTCGGTCGGCCGCGAGTCTGGCCCTGACCCAGCTCGAAGACCGCTCGACGCCCGCTGCCCTGCCGCTCGCGCCGCAGTTCACCGTCGCCGGGGTCACCGGGTCGGAGGCCGGCCCGCCCGTCGTCGCCGTGGTCAACCCGGCCGGCGACTTCGTCGCGGCGTGGGAAAGTCTTGAAACCGACGGCAGCGGCGTCGGGGTGTACACCCAGGCGTTCCTGGCGGACGGGACGCCGGTCGGCACGCCGTCCCTGGCGAACCAGACGACCGCCGGGAACCAGTCCCGCCCGACGATCGCGACGGACGGGAGTGGGCACGTCGTGCTCGCCTGGCAGAGCGAGTCGGCCGGCGGCGGGGCGTACGACGTGTACTACCGGACCGCGGCCCTCGACACCGGCGGGGCGACACCGGTCTTCACGCTGTCGTCCACCGAGCTGCCGGCGAACCTGACCACCGCCGGCAGCCAGACCAACCCGGCGGCGGCGATGGACGCGAACGGCGTCATGAGCCTCGTCTGGCAAACCGACCAGAACCTCGCGACCACCGGCCTCGACATCTACGGCCGGTACGGCACGTACGCGGCCGGCCTGCTCGGTACGGTGGACAGCGAGATCTCGATCGCCACCGGCGACCAGCGGAACCCGACGTCGGCGATGGCCGCGACGGGCGTTCCGGCGGCCGGCGACGGGCGAGCCGTCGTCGCCTGGACCGGCCCGGGGCCGATCAGCTCCGAGGGTGAGGCGACGAACGTCGTCGTCGGGACCGTCTTCGCGTACAACGCCGCGCTGACCTTGGTCGGCCCGACCGACGCCGCCCACACCGAGTACCAGCTCACGGCGGCGGCCCAGCACGACCAGGTGAACGCGGCGGTCGCCATGACCCCGGACGGGCGGTTCGTCCTCGTCTGGCAGGCCGAGGGGCAGCAGGGGAGCGGGTCGGACGTGTTCTCCCGCCGGTTCGACGCGAACGGCGACGGGCTGGACGCCACGAACGTCCTGGTCAACACCGTCACCTCGCAGCCGCAGCGGGGGCCGGCGGTCGGGATCGACGCCGGCGGGAACTACTTCGTCACCTGGCAGAGCCAGGGGGCGGACAGCAAGAGTTGGGGGATCGTCGGCCGGGCGTTCCTGGCGGACGGGACCGAGCTCCGGGCCGACTTCATCGTCAACGTGAACGAGCAGGGGCCGCAGACCAGCCCGGCCGTCGCGGTCGGCCCGAACGGGAACGCGGTCGCGGTGTGGGCCGGGCCG carries:
- a CDS encoding DUF4915 domain-containing protein — its product is MSPDGRWLASPSCYRAGAGCRSGTRHRGSGRRTGGAPTSPGGGVLLDVAGDEVLASGLSMPHSPRWHDGRRWVLESGSGRVLLIDAAGGATEVVAGLPGFARGLAAAGRYAFLGLSKIRPTSAMDGVPLAARRAELKCGVAAVDLAAGRVVGLLEFQTAVEEIFDVQLLPGARFPEVVGFQKESLHHTFVVPPQPPPTQVTTRAEGMGS
- a CDS encoding heavy metal translocating P-type ATPase, which codes for MNGPAPDGYRWLSKEPVIAGVALAAIATHLVLRFALDTGGTLLGFPTPAVPLLAALTVGGIPLVAGLVLRLVRLDFGSDLLAGISIVTAAVLGEYLAGTLVVLMLSGGQALEAYAVRRASSALLALARRMPSRAHRKRDGQVAEIALAEVVVGDLLVVFPHETCPVDAVVVEGHTTMDESYLTGEPYVLSKVVGSGVLSGAINGEGALTIRAEKTAVDSRYAKIMQVMRESEQRRPALRRLGDQLGAVYTPVAVAVALVAWAASGDALRFLAVLVVATPCPLLIGIPVAIIGSVSLAARRGIIIKDPAVLEKIDTCRTAIFDKTGTLTYGRPELTDVLPGEGFTKEDVLGAVASLERYSRHPLAAATVAAADDAGLAPAAAAEVSERPGEGLRGTIGGRAVQVTSRKKLVAQLPASAGLLPPLAGGLECVALIDGRYAATFRYRDEPRAEGKAFIGHLKPHHGFERVMLVSGDRESEVRYLAEKVGITEVHAGQSPEQKLALVREESRKAGTVFMGDGINDSPALTAATVGIAFGQGSDVTAEAAGAVILESSLERVDELLHIGKRMRAIALQTAIGGMALSLIGMVVAAAGYLPPVAGAVTQEVIDVLAVLNALRASLTPRVLTDYAS